Part of the Caldalkalibacillus uzonensis genome, CGTCATTTTTTTAAAATCAACGAAAAGGGGGGAGGACCCTCTCTACAAGTCTAGTGGAGGGGGTCATCCTCTCCTGGCTTGTAGATGGGTAAAAATATGAGAACAAATTTTGTTTCCATTGCACGAGAAGCGGTTGAAAAATATCAGCCGGAAAGTGTTGATCTCCAGCATCTTTTGGCTGTAATACTGGGAGAAAGCGTTTCTCCCGAATTATGCAGGCGATTGGCTGCTATTGGGGTAAGAGAGCTTTCAAAAATGTCCACTCTAGAATTGATGTTAGAAGGGTTGACAAAAATGAAGGCCCAACAGATTATGGCCAGTTTCGCACTGGCTAAAAAGTGGGCCGAAAGTAAAGAGATAACATAACAAGTATCAGAACACCCGATGATGCTGCTGATTATCTCAAGGGGATTTTCAAAGATAAAGTACAGGAGCATTTTTATTGTCTTTGTCTCGATACAAAGAATCAGATAATCCACGAACGTACAATATTCGTGGGTAGTCTTAATGCTTCTATTGTTCCAGAAACAACATCCACAGCATATCCATAATCTCCCGGATACGCTTTGTGTCGTATCTGAGGGGCTGGGGGTGAGGATCTCATCCCACACAGCACGGGTAACGGCAACAGGATAGCGGAACCCTGCTTCCCGTGCTGTTTCTGTCACATTGATCAGTATGCCATCCTCAATGGCTTGTTTACGGGAGTAGGAGTGGATTAGCATATCTTTTGATACGGAAAAAACCGCCTCTTCTTGACTAATTGACCCGTCTAGTTCCTTCAAACGGGCCTTCATCACGTAAAACATAGTTTAGGCGTTGCAAAAAACCCCGCAACGCCTTTCACCTTCTTGTTTATTTTTTTCGGGAGACGAAACACTTCGTCTCCTTCTTTTTACCGAATTGAGCCAAAACATCTTCGCTTCACCCCAGCATCTTAATACTATCGGCTGGTAGTGTCAGAAAGGTCCACGGATTTTCTCCTTCAAGAGCTATATGCTGACAAAGTTCTCTCAATGAATCTGCTTCAAATTCCCAAGACACAGATGTGGTATAATCCCAAACCTTGTCCTGGGTTTTAACAGGGCCGTGTTCATCCACGAAAGCCTTTAGCTGGGCTTTCATGGTTTTTAACACGGCTTCCAACCGATCGATTTCGTTGGCAAGCTGAACAGCTTTTTCACTGGAATCAACCTGTTCAATGATTTTCAAGGCTACGTTGCTCATCTGGAGACAACTCATTTCTTCATTTTTTGACCGTGGACACTTCCTCAAATTATGGAGAAAACACCATTTTTGACAAGAAGACTTTTCTGGTTTCCCGCTCCATCAATAAAAGTGATAAAGCCTTCTTACAAGTCAATCATTTTTACCTCCTTTTGCCCCTTCCCCCTTTTCGGGGTGTTGTCCTGTTTGTTTCCGCCGGACAACCAAGGCCAAGTTCGACAGTTACTAGGCAAACAAAACGCTCATAAACCCATACTACTCCTGGGTTCATGAGCGATTCAGTATGGTTGGTACGTGTATCTATGAACTTGGCTGGATCTCGAGGAACCTTGGGGGAGGTTCAACGCCTACAGCTGCGAAGATT contains:
- a CDS encoding JAB domain-containing protein; the encoded protein is MRTPDDAADYLKGIFKDKVQEHFYCLCLDTKNQIIHERTIFVGSLNASIVPETTSTAYP